The Blautia hydrogenotrophica DSM 10507 genome window below encodes:
- the polA gene encoding DNA polymerase I: MSEKILLIDGHSILNRAFYGLPDLTNSEGKHTGAVYGFLNILFRILEEEKPQYLAVAFDLHAPTFRHQMYEAYKGTRKAMPEELREQVPLMKEVLEAMEIPIVSLEGYEADDLLGTLGRRSEQRGMEVTILSGDRDLLQLATDHVLIRIPKTTKGQTVIENYHTQEVIEKYQLRPEQIIDLKALMGDSSDNIPGIPGVGEKTATKILLAYENVENAYAHVEEIKPNKAKESLRDHYDLAQMSKALATIHTDSPVSFDYDQAKLGELYTQRAYEMFQRLEFKNLLQRFACEPQENALEKNFFFCEDLQGAETIFEKAKAQEVVGVQIFAEEGDLLGVAIAVSREEIYYVEVSGFVSGEYLADKLAQVAKQTQIAAFHVKVLLKYVNVETWTQTFGAEVAAYLLNPLKTAYDYEDIGKEYLGQIFPGRQEVVGKKGDKDALAEKPEEMKRLGCFMAYVALAVKAPLEEALREAGMERIFQEIEMPLVFTLNSMEKEGIQVEGEALRVYGEQLQVRIGELEKQICGQAGEDFNINSPKQLGAILFEKMKLPGGKKTKTGYSTAADVLDKLAPKHPIVRDILEYRQLTKLKSTYADGLAGYIGEDGRIHSTFHQTITATGRISSTEPNLQNIPIRMELGRLIRKVFVPREGCIFLDADYSQIELRVLAHMSGDEKLIQAYREAQDIHRLTASQVFHTPFEEVTDLQRRNAKAVNFGIVYGISSFGLSQDLSITRKEAADYIERYFSTYPKIKGFLDGLVKKGKEDGYVTTMFGRRRPIPELKSSNFMQRSFGERIAMNSPIQGTAADIIKIAMNRVYSRLRQEGLRSKLILQVHDELLIETWEEELEQVSEILLEEMRQAASLDVALEVDMHTGKNWYEAK; this comes from the coding sequence ATGAGTGAAAAAATTTTATTGATTGACGGACACAGTATTTTAAACAGGGCGTTTTATGGACTTCCTGACTTGACAAACTCAGAAGGAAAGCACACAGGGGCGGTTTATGGATTTCTCAATATTCTGTTTCGGATTTTAGAGGAGGAGAAGCCGCAGTATCTGGCAGTGGCTTTTGATCTTCATGCGCCCACATTTCGTCACCAGATGTATGAGGCGTATAAGGGAACACGAAAGGCGATGCCAGAAGAATTGAGGGAACAGGTGCCGCTGATGAAAGAGGTTCTTGAGGCTATGGAAATTCCTATCGTTTCTTTGGAAGGGTACGAGGCGGATGATCTGCTTGGCACGTTAGGCAGACGAAGTGAACAAAGAGGGATGGAAGTGACGATTCTGTCCGGGGACAGAGATTTGTTGCAGCTTGCCACAGATCACGTGTTGATTCGGATTCCAAAGACGACGAAAGGGCAGACGGTGATTGAAAATTATCACACGCAGGAAGTCATAGAGAAATATCAACTCAGACCGGAACAGATCATTGATTTAAAAGCGTTGATGGGGGATTCCTCAGACAATATTCCTGGAATTCCAGGGGTAGGGGAAAAGACGGCGACGAAGATTCTGTTGGCCTATGAGAACGTGGAGAATGCCTATGCGCATGTGGAGGAGATCAAGCCCAATAAGGCGAAAGAGTCTCTGAGAGATCACTATGATCTGGCGCAGATGAGCAAGGCATTGGCGACTATCCATACAGACAGCCCGGTATCCTTTGACTATGATCAGGCCAAGCTAGGCGAACTGTACACCCAGAGAGCCTATGAGATGTTTCAGAGACTGGAATTTAAAAATCTGCTTCAAAGATTTGCGTGCGAACCCCAGGAAAATGCTTTGGAAAAAAACTTTTTTTTCTGCGAAGATCTGCAAGGAGCGGAAACGATTTTTGAAAAAGCTAAAGCCCAGGAAGTGGTTGGTGTGCAGATCTTTGCGGAGGAAGGGGATCTTTTGGGAGTGGCGATTGCTGTCTCTCGGGAGGAGATCTATTATGTGGAGGTATCAGGCTTTGTGAGCGGAGAGTACCTGGCGGACAAGCTGGCGCAGGTGGCAAAGCAGACACAGATTGCAGCTTTTCATGTGAAAGTTCTTCTGAAATATGTGAACGTGGAAACCTGGACGCAGACTTTTGGTGCGGAAGTGGCGGCTTATCTTCTCAATCCTCTGAAGACGGCCTACGACTACGAGGATATCGGCAAGGAATATCTGGGGCAGATTTTCCCAGGACGCCAGGAGGTGGTTGGCAAGAAAGGGGACAAGGATGCCCTGGCGGAGAAGCCGGAAGAGATGAAGCGGCTGGGTTGTTTTATGGCTTATGTGGCGCTGGCTGTGAAAGCTCCGCTGGAAGAGGCTCTGCGAGAGGCAGGTATGGAGAGGATTTTTCAGGAGATTGAGATGCCGTTGGTGTTTACTCTGAATTCCATGGAAAAAGAAGGGATTCAGGTGGAGGGAGAGGCGCTTCGAGTCTACGGAGAGCAGCTTCAGGTGCGAATTGGTGAGCTGGAGAAGCAGATTTGTGGACAGGCAGGCGAGGATTTTAACATTAACTCTCCAAAACAGTTGGGGGCCATTCTCTTTGAGAAAATGAAGCTGCCTGGAGGTAAAAAGACGAAGACCGGTTATTCCACGGCGGCGGACGTGCTGGATAAGCTTGCACCGAAACATCCGATTGTGCGTGATATTTTGGAGTACCGACAGCTTACAAAGTTGAAGTCCACTTATGCAGACGGATTGGCAGGATATATCGGGGAGGATGGCCGGATTCACTCCACTTTTCATCAGACGATCACCGCCACAGGAAGAATCAGCAGCACGGAACCAAATTTACAGAATATACCGATTCGGATGGAATTGGGAAGACTGATTCGGAAAGTGTTCGTGCCGAGAGAAGGGTGTATCTTTTTGGATGCGGACTATTCTCAAATTGAGTTGCGTGTGCTGGCTCATATGTCTGGGGATGAGAAACTGATTCAGGCTTACCGGGAGGCCCAGGACATTCACCGATTGACTGCTTCTCAAGTGTTTCATACCCCCTTTGAGGAAGTGACAGATTTACAGAGGAGAAACGCAAAAGCGGTTAACTTTGGAATCGTCTATGGCATCAGTTCCTTTGGGCTGAGTCAGGATTTGAGTATTACCAGAAAAGAAGCAGCGGACTATATTGAACGGTATTTTTCTACTTATCCGAAGATCAAGGGCTTTTTGGATGGACTTGTAAAGAAGGGGAAGGAAGATGGCTATGTGACCACGATGTTTGGTCGCAGGCGCCCGATTCCTGAGCTGAAGTCTAGTAACTTTATGCAGCGTTCATTTGGAGAGAGAATCGCGATGAATTCTCCGATTCAGGGCACTGCGGCGGATATTATTAAAATTGCCATGAATCGCGTCTATTCTAGGCTGAGACAGGAAGGATTGAGATCGAAGCTGATTTTGCAGGTTCACGATGAATTGCTGATTGAGACTTGGGAAGAGGAGCTAGAGCAGGTGTCAGAGATTCTTCTGGAAGAGATGCGTCAAGCGGCGTCTCTGGACGTGGCTCTGGAAGTAGATATGCACACAGGAAAGAATTGGTATGAGGCGAAATAG
- the coaE gene encoding dephospho-CoA kinase (Dephospho-CoA kinase (CoaE) performs the final step in coenzyme A biosynthesis.) — MKVIGITGGVGAGKSTVLSYLSKRKGAQVVQADLVGHEVMAPGGPCCGPILKLFGERVQRKDGSIDRAKVAAVVFADKGKLEALNKIVHPAVKKEILSRITQSREQGYSYFFLEVALLFEDHYDAICDDLWYIYADESVRRQRLMSSRGYSKEKIDGIFSNQMADDFFRSHCNYVVENNGDLEFTCRQIEERIHSYETL, encoded by the coding sequence ATGAAAGTCATAGGAATTACAGGCGGAGTGGGCGCGGGAAAGAGTACAGTTTTGTCTTACTTGAGTAAGAGAAAAGGAGCGCAGGTAGTCCAGGCAGATTTAGTGGGGCATGAGGTTATGGCCCCGGGCGGGCCGTGTTGCGGCCCTATTTTAAAGCTGTTTGGAGAAAGGGTCCAGCGAAAGGATGGTAGCATTGACAGAGCGAAGGTGGCTGCTGTGGTATTTGCTGACAAAGGAAAGCTGGAGGCTTTAAATAAGATTGTCCATCCAGCAGTGAAGAAGGAGATTCTCTCACGAATTACTCAGTCGAGAGAGCAGGGGTATAGTTACTTTTTTTTGGAAGTTGCCTTGCTTTTTGAAGATCATTATGATGCAATTTGTGATGATTTGTGGTATATTTATGCAGATGAGTCGGTGCGCAGGCAGCGTCTGATGAGTTCCAGAGGGTACTCGAAGGAAAAAATAGACGGTATTTTTTCCAATCAGATGGCGGACGATTTTTTTCGTTCGCACTGCAATTATGTAGTGGAGAACAATGGAGATTTGGAATTTACCTGCCGCCAGATCGAAGAAAGGATACATAGCTATGAGACTCTGTAG
- a CDS encoding MBL fold metallo-hydrolase has protein sequence MRLCSIASGSSGNCIYVGSDCAHVLVDVGISKKRIEEGLRSIDMDVRDMDGILITHEHSDHMKGLGVMSRKYHLPIYATRGTIEAIQEMASVGRMPEGLFHEIQEDEEFQIKDLTVRPFHISHDAAQPVGYRLNCKEQSVGIATDMGTYDDYTVRNLQKLDALLLEANHDVRMLQVGSYPYYLKRRILGNQGHLSNENAGQLLCRLLHDRLKAVFLGHLSKENNYEQLAYETVCQEVTMGDNPYQSKDFRIQVASREQVSELITI, from the coding sequence ATGAGACTCTGTAGTATAGCCAGCGGAAGCAGCGGCAACTGCATCTATGTGGGAAGTGACTGTGCCCATGTTCTGGTGGACGTGGGAATCAGCAAGAAGAGGATTGAGGAGGGGCTTCGTTCCATTGATATGGATGTGAGAGATATGGACGGTATCTTGATTACCCATGAGCATTCCGATCACATGAAAGGTCTAGGAGTGATGTCTCGGAAATATCATCTGCCGATTTACGCCACTCGGGGAACCATAGAGGCGATTCAGGAGATGGCCTCCGTAGGGAGAATGCCGGAAGGGCTTTTTCATGAGATTCAAGAAGACGAGGAATTCCAGATTAAAGATTTGACAGTACGGCCGTTTCATATTTCCCACGACGCGGCTCAGCCGGTGGGTTATCGCCTGAACTGTAAGGAACAGTCCGTGGGAATTGCCACAGATATGGGTACTTATGACGATTATACAGTGAGAAATCTTCAAAAATTGGATGCCCTTTTGTTGGAGGCAAACCACGATGTGAGGATGCTTCAGGTAGGAAGCTACCCTTACTACTTGAAGCGGAGAATACTGGGAAACCAGGGACACCTATCCAATGAAAATGCAGGGCAGTTATTGTGCCGACTGCTCCATGATCGCCTGAAGGCAGTTTTTCTAGGACACTTAAGTAAGGAGAACAACTACGAACAGCTGGCCTACGAGACGGTCTGCCAGGAAGTGACTATGGGGGACAATCCCTATCAGTCAAAGGATTTTCGGATACAGGTGGCCAGCAGGGAACAGGTATCAGAGCTAATTACGATTTAG
- a CDS encoding ACT domain-containing protein, with protein MKKTIITVVGNDRVGIIAKVCTYLAENGVNILDISQTIVQGYFNMMMITDTSASSKDIGELSGELEELGKEIGVVIRCQHEDIFNMMHRI; from the coding sequence ATGAAAAAAACAATTATAACAGTTGTCGGCAATGACAGAGTAGGTATCATCGCCAAAGTTTGCACCTATCTGGCGGAAAACGGAGTAAATATTTTGGACATCAGTCAGACAATTGTGCAGGGATATTTTAATATGATGATGATTACAGACACAAGCGCATCCAGCAAAGACATAGGAGAACTCTCCGGCGAACTAGAGGAGCTGGGAAAGGAAATCGGCGTGGTGATCCGTTGTCAGCATGAAGACATTTTTAATATGATGCACCGAATCTGA
- a CDS encoding PFL family protein — translation MINIFEVNETNKMIDQENLDVRTITMGISLMDCMDSDLTEVNRKVYEKITKKARHLVATGEEIETEYGIPIVNKRISVTPIALVGSAACKTSEDYVTLARTLDRAAKEVGVNFIGGYSALVSKGMTPAEELLIRSIPQALACTERVCSSVNVGSTKTGINMDAVKLMGEMILETAKATKEKDSLGCAKLVVFCNAPDDNPFMAGAFHGVTEADTIINVGVSGPGVVKTALEKVRGADFETLCETIKKTAFKVTRVGQLVAQEASKRLEVPFGIIDLSLAPTPAIGDSVADILREIGVEYAGAPGTTAALALLNDQVKKGGVMASSAVGGLSGAFIPVSEDQGMIDSVNAGALTLEKLEAMTCVCSVGLDMIAIPGDTPASTISGIIADEAAIGMVNQKTTAVRVIPVIGKDVGEIVEFGGLLGYAPIMPVNRFSCENFVNRGGRIPAPIHSFKN, via the coding sequence ATGATAAATATTTTTGAGGTAAACGAGACAAATAAGATGATCGATCAGGAAAATCTGGATGTGCGTACGATCACAATGGGAATCAGCCTGATGGACTGTATGGATTCAGATTTGACTGAGGTCAATCGAAAAGTTTATGAGAAGATCACAAAGAAGGCAAGGCATCTGGTAGCTACCGGAGAAGAGATAGAGACGGAATACGGCATACCGATTGTGAATAAGAGAATTTCTGTCACCCCGATTGCGTTGGTGGGAAGTGCGGCATGTAAGACTTCCGAGGATTATGTGACTTTGGCTAGAACTCTGGACAGGGCGGCTAAGGAAGTAGGGGTGAATTTTATCGGCGGATATTCTGCCCTGGTTTCAAAAGGAATGACTCCGGCGGAGGAACTGTTGATCCGTTCCATTCCTCAGGCCTTGGCCTGTACGGAGAGAGTGTGCAGTTCCGTGAATGTGGGCTCTACAAAGACGGGTATCAATATGGACGCTGTGAAACTGATGGGAGAGATGATTTTGGAGACTGCGAAGGCCACGAAGGAGAAGGACTCTCTTGGCTGTGCAAAGCTGGTGGTCTTTTGTAACGCTCCGGATGACAATCCATTTATGGCAGGGGCCTTTCATGGGGTCACAGAGGCTGATACTATCATCAATGTGGGCGTCAGTGGTCCTGGCGTGGTGAAAACTGCGTTGGAGAAGGTAAGAGGCGCAGATTTTGAGACTCTGTGTGAGACGATTAAAAAGACCGCCTTTAAGGTTACGAGAGTGGGGCAGTTGGTAGCCCAGGAGGCTTCTAAGAGGTTGGAGGTGCCTTTTGGAATTATTGATTTGTCTCTGGCGCCGACACCGGCCATCGGAGACAGTGTCGCCGATATTCTGCGTGAGATCGGCGTGGAGTATGCGGGAGCGCCGGGCACGACAGCCGCGTTGGCCTTACTGAACGACCAGGTTAAAAAAGGCGGAGTCATGGCGTCATCCGCAGTAGGAGGACTCAGCGGTGCGTTCATTCCTGTCAGCGAAGACCAGGGGATGATTGACTCTGTCAATGCCGGGGCTCTGACTTTGGAAAAATTAGAGGCAATGACCTGTGTGTGCTCTGTGGGCCTGGATATGATCGCAATTCCAGGAGATACGCCGGCATCTACAATCTCCGGCATCATTGCCGATGAGGCTGCCATTGGAATGGTGAATCAGAAGACCACGGCGGTACGCGTGATTCCTGTGATTGGAAAAGATGTGGGAGAGATTGTGGAATTTGGAGGCCTTCTTGGCTATGCGCCGATTATGCCGGTCAACCGGTTTTCCTGTGAGAATTTTGTAAACCGCGGCGGCCGTATCCCCGCCCCCATCCACAGCTTCAAAAACTAA
- a CDS encoding ABC transporter substrate-binding protein: MKKRIAAVILGMTMTAGLLAGCAGSSSGSEDGAKASYTIGIEQFAEHGSLDNCREGFLEGLKEEGIEEGKNLTVEYKNAAADMGTDAQIANNFVADKVDLICAIATSSAQSAFNAAMDSETPVIYTAVNDPAAAELVDEEGMPVGEVTGTSDKLPVEAQLKMIRELLPDAKTIGILYTTSEKNSESTIAEYEKLVGEYGFTLETAGVTTTADISLAADGLLEKVDCLTNLTDNTVVSSLPTILEKANDKKIPVFGSEIEQVKIGCLAAEGLDYVELGKQTGKMAAQVLKGEKKASEMAYETIEGSKRYLNTEVAKKLGIEIPDGFADEAEVFDAISES, translated from the coding sequence ATGAAAAAAAGAATTGCAGCGGTAATTTTAGGGATGACAATGACAGCAGGTTTACTGGCAGGATGCGCGGGAAGCTCTTCCGGGAGTGAAGATGGCGCAAAAGCATCTTATACCATCGGAATTGAACAGTTTGCGGAACATGGCTCTTTGGATAATTGCCGGGAAGGATTTTTGGAAGGGCTGAAAGAGGAAGGCATCGAAGAGGGAAAAAATCTCACCGTGGAATATAAGAACGCGGCGGCTGATATGGGTACAGACGCACAGATTGCCAACAATTTTGTGGCGGACAAAGTAGATTTAATCTGCGCAATCGCTACTTCCAGCGCTCAGAGTGCTTTCAATGCGGCGATGGACAGTGAGACTCCGGTGATTTATACGGCGGTTAACGACCCAGCAGCGGCAGAACTTGTAGATGAAGAGGGAATGCCGGTAGGTGAAGTCACTGGAACCAGCGACAAGCTGCCGGTGGAGGCACAGCTTAAAATGATTCGTGAGCTTTTGCCGGACGCAAAGACGATTGGAATTTTATATACCACCAGCGAGAAGAATTCAGAATCTACGATCGCGGAATACGAGAAATTGGTGGGAGAGTATGGATTTACCCTGGAGACCGCAGGTGTTACCACAACAGCGGATATCTCTTTGGCGGCGGATGGTCTTTTGGAGAAGGTAGACTGTCTGACGAATCTGACGGATAATACAGTGGTAAGCTCTCTTCCGACTATTTTGGAAAAAGCAAATGACAAGAAAATTCCGGTGTTTGGAAGTGAGATTGAACAGGTAAAAATCGGCTGTCTGGCAGCGGAAGGTCTGGACTATGTAGAGCTTGGAAAGCAGACCGGCAAGATGGCGGCTCAGGTTTTGAAAGGTGAGAAAAAAGCGTCGGAAATGGCCTACGAGACCATTGAAGGAAGCAAGCGTTATCTGAATACGGAGGTTGCCAAAAAGTTGGGAATTGAGATTCCAGATGGATTTGCGGATGAGGCAGAAGTATTTGATGCAATTTCAGAGAGCTGA
- a CDS encoding ABC transporter permease has protein sequence MDFIISILEQGLIYGILGLGVYITYKILDFPDLTTDGSFPLGAAISAAMISRGMNPYLALLVSFAAGAAAGCCTGLIHVKCKVRDLLSGIIMMTALWTINLRIAGTSNVPIFSKDSIFHNDFLDMLPGAIKPYRTLLIVIVLVVVTKILLDLYMNTKSGFLLRAVGDNSTLVTSLAKDQGNVKIMGLALSNGLIALSGSIFCQEERVFEVSMGTGAIVIGLASVIIGTSIFKNLSLLKATTAVIIGSVLYKACVAVAIRNFEPQDMKLITAILFLVVLVLSMERKKKVKGNA, from the coding sequence ATGGATTTTATCATATCAATTTTAGAGCAGGGCCTGATCTACGGGATATTGGGACTGGGCGTGTATATTACTTACAAAATATTGGATTTTCCTGATCTGACCACAGATGGAAGTTTCCCTCTTGGGGCAGCCATCAGTGCGGCGATGATCAGCAGAGGTATGAACCCGTATCTTGCCTTGTTGGTGTCGTTTGCAGCGGGAGCGGCTGCAGGTTGCTGTACAGGGCTGATTCATGTGAAATGCAAGGTTCGGGACCTTCTGTCGGGTATTATCATGATGACAGCTCTTTGGACCATCAATCTGAGGATTGCAGGAACGTCCAATGTGCCGATTTTCTCAAAGGACAGTATCTTTCACAATGATTTTCTGGATATGCTGCCAGGGGCGATCAAGCCGTACCGCACTTTGCTGATTGTGATCGTGCTGGTGGTGGTCACAAAGATACTTTTAGACCTTTATATGAATACAAAGTCCGGTTTCTTACTGCGGGCCGTGGGAGATAACTCTACTCTTGTGACTTCACTGGCAAAGGATCAGGGAAATGTCAAGATTATGGGGCTGGCGCTTTCCAACGGTCTGATTGCCTTATCAGGAAGTATTTTCTGCCAGGAAGAGAGAGTGTTTGAGGTTTCCATGGGTACGGGGGCGATTGTGATTGGCCTGGCCAGTGTGATTATTGGAACCAGTATTTTTAAAAATTTAAGTCTGCTCAAAGCGACAACAGCAGTGATTATAGGTTCTGTCCTGTACAAAGCCTGCGTGGCAGTTGCAATTCGTAATTTCGAGCCGCAGGATATGAAACTGATTACAGCGATACTTTTCCTGGTGGTTTTGGTGCTGAGTATGGAGAGAAAGAAGAAGGTGAAGGGAAATGCTTAG
- a CDS encoding ABC transporter ATP-binding protein, translated as MLRLSGIHKYYNPGTVNEMCLFENFNLEIEQGQFVSVVGSNGSGKTSMLNIICGSIPIEAGAIFIDEEEITKQKEFRRNSKIGRVYQNPAMGTCPSMTILENMCLADNKGKSFGLRRGINRKRIGFYRDQLRQLNLGLEDKMDVKVGSLSGGQRQAMALLMSTMTPIEFLILDEHTAALDPKTADLIMELTDKVVREKKLTTIMVTHNLRYAVEYGDRLLMMHQGECVVDKAGEEKSKLTVDDILERFTQISIECGN; from the coding sequence ATGCTTAGATTGAGCGGAATTCATAAATACTATAATCCGGGCACAGTAAATGAGATGTGTCTGTTTGAGAACTTCAATCTGGAAATCGAACAAGGGCAGTTCGTCTCGGTGGTCGGAAGCAACGGCTCCGGAAAGACTTCGATGTTGAATATTATCTGCGGAAGTATTCCCATCGAGGCAGGCGCTATTTTTATTGACGAAGAAGAGATTACCAAACAGAAAGAATTCCGCAGGAATTCTAAGATCGGAAGAGTCTATCAGAATCCGGCGATGGGGACTTGTCCCAGCATGACAATTTTGGAAAATATGTGTCTGGCTGACAACAAGGGCAAGTCTTTTGGTCTGCGCAGGGGAATTAACCGGAAGAGAATTGGTTTTTACCGGGATCAGCTTCGGCAGCTGAATCTGGGACTAGAAGACAAGATGGATGTGAAGGTGGGCTCCTTGTCAGGAGGGCAGCGCCAGGCGATGGCGTTGCTGATGTCCACGATGACTCCCATAGAGTTTTTGATTTTGGATGAGCATACGGCGGCCTTGGACCCTAAGACGGCAGATCTAATCATGGAACTTACGGATAAGGTGGTCAGAGAAAAGAAGCTGACGACGATTATGGTCACTCACAATCTACGCTATGCTGTGGAGTATGGGGATCGTCTGTTGATGATGCACCAGGGAGAATGCGTGGTGGACAAGGCGGGAGAAGAGAAAAGTAAATTGACGGTAGACGATATCTTAGAGCGTTTCACACAGATCAGTATTGAGTGTGGAAATTAG
- a CDS encoding MFS transporter: protein MNQSFVKKYGTLLLLAAGAGIIFQLPYIRETFYPQIQAAMNLSNAQMGLLSSGYATVALLSYFIGGIVADRFSARKLLTFSFLATGALGLWFSTFPSYNVARVIFVLMGISTIITYWSACIKATRMLGTPEEQGRLFGLQEGLRGILNALLVFGMTAAYSFFAVKSETLGTSMAIKVCSITVIIIGILNFIFIEDTKKEENTESLGSVVKGMFKALTIPRVWVLVAIIFTAYSVYGLIGYVNTYAVQYYDLSAAMGSTLGGIRYLLQGVGGIIGGFLADRLHSRIKVIAGGCILLAISFGLFIVLPVKASLLVAVIINFFFGLIFIYAVRSQYFAVHDDAGIPLEMSGRVSGIASALGFAPDLFLYTLVGGWMDTYGAAGFKMTWAYAVVASLLCVVMAFVLSRIIKKNASKANA, encoded by the coding sequence ATGAATCAGTCATTCGTAAAAAAATATGGTACGCTTCTGCTTCTGGCAGCGGGAGCCGGTATCATTTTTCAGCTACCCTATATCCGTGAAACTTTTTATCCCCAGATTCAAGCGGCAATGAATCTATCCAATGCGCAGATGGGTCTTCTCTCATCCGGCTATGCCACAGTCGCTCTTTTGTCCTATTTTATCGGCGGTATTGTCGCAGATAGATTTTCCGCCAGAAAACTTTTGACGTTTTCTTTTCTGGCGACAGGCGCCCTAGGGCTTTGGTTTTCCACCTTCCCCAGTTACAATGTAGCCCGCGTTATCTTCGTGCTAATGGGTATCTCCACGATCATCACCTATTGGTCTGCCTGCATCAAAGCCACCCGTATGCTCGGAACCCCTGAAGAACAGGGCCGTCTTTTCGGTTTACAGGAAGGACTTCGAGGAATATTAAACGCACTTTTGGTCTTCGGCATGACTGCCGCTTATAGCTTCTTCGCTGTCAAAAGCGAAACTCTCGGCACTTCCATGGCCATCAAAGTTTGCTCGATCACCGTCATCATTATCGGAATCCTAAACTTTATCTTTATTGAAGACACCAAAAAAGAAGAAAACACAGAGAGCTTAGGTAGTGTTGTCAAAGGTATGTTCAAAGCTCTTACCATTCCTCGCGTATGGGTATTGGTAGCCATTATTTTCACTGCTTATAGCGTCTATGGTCTGATCGGTTACGTAAACACCTACGCTGTGCAGTATTATGACCTCTCCGCCGCAATGGGCTCCACTTTAGGTGGTATCCGTTATCTACTCCAAGGCGTAGGCGGTATCATCGGTGGATTCTTAGCCGACAGACTGCACTCTCGAATTAAGGTGATCGCTGGCGGTTGTATTCTGCTCGCCATCTCATTCGGTCTGTTTATTGTTCTTCCGGTAAAAGCCAGCTTACTGGTAGCAGTCATCATCAATTTCTTCTTCGGATTGATCTTCATCTATGCAGTCAGAAGTCAGTATTTCGCTGTGCATGATGACGCAGGCATTCCTCTGGAGATGAGCGGACGTGTGTCTGGAATCGCTTCCGCTTTGGGATTTGCTCCTGATCTTTTCCTGTACACGCTGGTCGGCGGCTGGATGGACACCTACGGAGCTGCTGGATTTAAGATGACCTGGGCCTACGCAGTCGTAGCGTCTCTGCTGTGCGTGGTGATGGCCTTTGTCCTGTCCAGAATCATCAAGAAAAACGCTTCCAAAGCAAACGCTTGA